In Deltaproteobacteria bacterium, a single genomic region encodes these proteins:
- a CDS encoding LysR family transcriptional regulator, producing MDWNDLKYLLALKRAGTLAAAARELSVDHSTVSRRLAALEEEIGNTLLRRTPEGLVLTEAGEQAASTAEVVERTTSELLARLAGADDRSEGPVRLTIPEGFIPRVAQALARLHQAHPGLKVELLSAVAALDLLRGEADVALRMFRPMQQGLVARLLGNVGWSLYASEAYLARKGPVSVGELAGHEVIAYDEELKGSPGQRWLDENARTASVVMRGGSMRSIQVAIAQGLGIGSMPCFVAANDPGVRRVVPETIASGDAYVVTTPDLQKVKRVRLVIDALVEMYERDRALYLGSLA from the coding sequence GTGGATTGGAACGATCTCAAGTACTTGCTGGCGTTGAAGCGGGCCGGAACGCTGGCGGCCGCCGCGCGCGAGCTGTCGGTGGATCACTCCACCGTGAGCCGTCGGCTCGCCGCGCTGGAAGAGGAGATCGGCAACACCCTTCTTCGCCGCACGCCCGAAGGCCTCGTCTTGACGGAAGCGGGAGAGCAGGCCGCTTCAACGGCCGAGGTCGTGGAGCGCACCACCTCCGAGCTTCTCGCCAGGTTGGCCGGCGCGGACGACCGCTCCGAGGGCCCCGTGCGGCTGACCATTCCCGAAGGCTTCATCCCGCGGGTCGCCCAGGCGCTCGCGCGACTGCACCAGGCGCACCCGGGCCTGAAGGTCGAGTTGCTCTCGGCGGTCGCGGCGCTGGATCTCCTCCGAGGCGAGGCCGACGTGGCGCTGCGAATGTTCCGCCCGATGCAGCAGGGCCTCGTCGCGCGGTTGCTCGGGAACGTGGGTTGGTCGCTCTACGCGAGCGAGGCGTACCTGGCGCGCAAGGGACCAGTCAGCGTCGGCGAGCTCGCCGGCCATGAGGTGATTGCGTACGACGAGGAGCTCAAGGGCTCTCCAGGCCAGCGATGGCTCGACGAGAACGCGCGCACCGCCTCGGTGGTGATGAGGGGAGGCTCCATGCGAAGCATCCAGGTCGCGATCGCCCAAGGGCTCGGCATCGGCTCGATGCCCTGCTTTGTCGCCGCAAACGACCCCGGTGTGCGGCGGGTGGTGCCCGAGACCATCGCCAGCGGGGATGCGTACGTGGTGACCACCCCCGACCTGCAGAAGGTGAAGCGCGTGCGCCTGGTGATCGACGCGCTGGTCGAGATGTACGAGCGCGACCGCGCGCTCTACCTGGGATCACTCGCTTGA
- a CDS encoding SAM-dependent methyltransferase, producing the protein MDQLPPSQQMFQHITGYWVTQLMGTASRLGLADRLEAGPQPVTELAAKVGANPDALYRLMRACTAVGVFVEQPGRTFANSPLSQTLRSNVPGSMRDFAIAQSSAGHWRPWERLEDAVKTGERTTVPVLGREIFEWYGNHPEEAAAFSGAMHNLAALVASELTKLIDLSKASRVVDVGGANGTLVSAVLRAFPQTQGVLFELPHVVASAKSALAAVGLAERCEAIAGDFFQSVPKGDVMLLKQVLHDWNDEQCVTLLKNCAASLPVGGRVLVVEMVVAEDGKPSPAHLMDINMLVMLPGRERTRSEYAKLLAAAGLEANRMHPTHSPFSIIEATKAR; encoded by the coding sequence ATGGACCAGCTTCCCCCTTCGCAGCAGATGTTCCAGCACATCACCGGCTACTGGGTGACCCAGTTGATGGGCACCGCCTCCCGGCTCGGGCTGGCAGATCGGCTGGAGGCCGGGCCTCAGCCAGTGACCGAGCTCGCCGCCAAGGTCGGCGCCAACCCGGACGCGCTCTATCGGTTGATGCGGGCCTGCACCGCGGTGGGCGTCTTCGTCGAACAGCCGGGCCGCACCTTCGCCAACAGCCCCCTCTCGCAGACGCTGCGCTCCAACGTGCCCGGGTCGATGCGTGACTTCGCCATCGCCCAGAGCAGCGCCGGCCACTGGCGTCCCTGGGAGCGCCTGGAGGACGCCGTGAAGACCGGCGAGCGCACCACCGTGCCGGTGCTGGGGCGGGAGATCTTCGAGTGGTATGGCAACCACCCGGAGGAGGCCGCCGCGTTCAGCGGGGCAATGCACAACCTCGCCGCGCTCGTGGCTTCCGAGCTGACCAAGCTCATCGACCTCAGCAAGGCCAGCCGGGTGGTCGACGTGGGCGGGGCGAACGGCACCCTGGTGTCGGCGGTGCTGCGCGCGTTCCCTCAAACCCAGGGCGTGCTCTTCGAGCTGCCGCACGTGGTGGCGTCGGCGAAGAGCGCGCTGGCCGCGGTAGGACTGGCCGAGCGCTGCGAGGCCATCGCGGGCGACTTCTTCCAGTCGGTGCCAAAGGGCGATGTGATGCTGCTCAAGCAGGTCCTCCACGACTGGAACGACGAGCAGTGCGTCACGCTGCTCAAGAACTGCGCCGCTTCGCTGCCGGTGGGCGGCAGGGTGCTGGTGGTGGAGATGGTGGTCGCCGAGGACGGCAAGCCGAGCCCGGCGCACCTGATGGACATCAACATGCTGGTGATGCTGCCCGGCCGTGAGCGCACCCGCTCGGAGTACGCCAAGCTGCTCGCCGCCGCCGGCCTCGAGGCGAACCGGATGCACCCCACCCACTCGCCGTTCTCCATCATCGAGGCCACCAAGGCCCGGTAG